AATAGCTAGCTAGTTGGGTTATTGGTTAAGTAGTAGTTACATGCTTACAGTTACTGAAATTGTAGTAGTTAGTTGGTTGATGTAGTAGTAGTAAGTCAGTAACTACTGTGTATGATTATTATGGCTTGAATCCTTTCAAGTAATTTATGAAATTTAAGGGGATCTTGTGTACTGAAATCTCCAATTGTCTGTTGATGGCTCAAATAGCAAAGACAACGAAATCACTGCAAGACTGGGTTTGGGGATTTGGGTATGTGCCATGGCTGCTAATGCAGAACAAAGTAAGCTGAAGGAAAGATAAAATTTTGAATTAGAGTTAAGCAGAACTGTTGCCTTTGAACCACAAAGCTAGAAAATGATCAGCAACATTGATTTAGGATGGTGTTTTAGACCTCTCTTACTGCTCCACTGTTGGAATAAAGCATCCAGATTCCAGACTGAAATGATTGATGGTTTTAATCCAATTGTGCTCAATAGCCAAACAAACTGCCTCCACCTCTAAGCTCATAATATGAAGCATCGTTATTTTTCTTTTGTGAAGAAAAAAAAACGTGAGAAATAATAAAGAACACCAAAGTACATGTGATTTTATATTCTTTTGGAAATTATATACTACATAAAATTCACACTGAAAATATGAACTACCTAAGAATCAGCAATGGAACATTTAGAAAGGCTCCATCATGATCCTGAATATAACTTTGATCCAGTGGATCAGACTCTAGAATGTTCCCACCAAAAATTTCTCCAATTTGTTTGGCCAATGTTTCTGAATGTTCCAAGAAAAAAGAAAAAGGCGGGTGGGACCTGAACTTCCAAGAGGGAGTTGGGATAAAACCAGATTCCCTCAAAAAAGAAAATGTAAAAATTACCCAATGATCCAAAGCCTTTCTCATCCCACTCACTCTTTGAGGTGAGCTTGCTGGGGAAGATCACTGACTTTGACTATATATTACCCCCTCACTCTCTCCTCAGCACTTTCCCTCTTTCAGAGCTAAACACAACAGTGATCAAGATCAGCTAGATTGAGGGAGAGAGATGAGCTACGGTCCAGTTCCAAAGGGTCTCCGGTTCATGCCCTCCGATGAGGTGCTGCTGAGTCACTACTTGCAGAAGAAGAATCAGCGCGAGGACCCCGAGATCACGGCCATCATCCCTGAGATTGATATGACCAAGCACGAGCCTCGCGACTTGCCCGGTAATCCAACCTAGTCATGTATTCCGGACTCTATATACCAAAGTTTTTATGTACTGTACATGTGCGTCTAGATTTACCGAAGTTCAAAGTATGAGCCTTGATTTAGAGCCATTCAACACAACTATGTATGTATGTACGTGCATGTGTTTTTGGTCAAGACTTGAGTATTGGTTTGTGATTTTTGCAGCACTGGTGTTCGCAAGGGCGGAGAATCTGAACAAGGAGTGGTTCGCAGACTCTCCGGACATGGAGTGGTACTTCTTCAGTCCTATAGTTTTGAAGCACAGCAACAGCAAAAGCAAAAGCACTAAGATCAACAGGACTACGAAGGAAGGCTCCTGGAAGAAGCAAGGCAACGATCGAAGGATCACTGGGGCCTGTTCTGATAAGCAGATAGGGGGGAGGAGGATCTTGACCTTCTACCTTTCGAATAAACAGAAGACCGACTGGGTTATTCACGAGTTTTATCTCACTAAGGCCGATTCTGATGAGCAGATCGGCGACTTTGTTCTATGCCGCTTGAAGGACAACCGCTTGAAGAAGTCGGGCAAGTCTGATCAAGCATTCAGCTGTAAGCTGGGAAATGTTGTTGTGATTCCCAAAGGCAATGATGATGAAGCTAAAGCTGAACATGGGGGAGGTAGCCGTAGTATGGTCTCAAATGTTGAAAGTCCAGCATCCAAACAGCTGGAAGATGTTCTTCCGATTCCCTATGGCAATGATGATGACGCTGAACATGGTGGTGGTAGCTGCCTCAACGTCCCTGGTATGCTTACAAAAGCAGAAGAATACCAAGGATTCAATGCACTACAAGATGCTGTTTTTGAATCTAATGGCAATGAGCAAGAATTTGGAGGCTCACAAACTGGTCCTTGTTATATAGATAAGAATGATCGTTCGGTCTCCATTGAAGGTCAACCTGATTCTGAGATGGTTAAAGAGGTGAGAACAAACATGCTTTTCAATTTCTGCCATTCAATTTCCGATATGAAGCACAAGAAGTATATTGGAAATGTTACCTAACAATATCTTGTTTGTGATTCTTGATCCAACAGCTACTTCACAAGGCAGTAGATCTGGCCTTACCCCATCCACCTCCGTCAACTCAACTGCAGTCACCAATATACACAAAGCTGGGCACCAACAATTTCCTTGATGATGAATGTCATAAGAGGAAAAATCCATTTGGGGATAGTGAGCCTTTTCTTACGAAGAAGAATCATACTGATGAAGTAGATAGCAACACTTCATCTAATTCTGAAAATCAAGCTACAGCTGCGATTCCAGAGGTTAGAATAAGCATATGCTCTATAACCTTTCTTATTTCAATTTCTAAATATGCAGCAGCACAAGAAGTGTATCCAGACTCAACTATTTATTTCTGTGGTTGTTAATTCAGGGATGTTCTCAACCAGGAGGAAATCTGGGGTCTGATTTGTTTATGTCACAGACACTACCATCAATAAACAGAGAACCGAGAGATCTTCCCCATGACAATAATTTTATTGAATGGAATGATTTGCCATCTATAATAGAAGGCTTTGAGTTATCTCTCGCGAATTTCTCACATACATTTATTGATCAAGGTATCAGTGATGACATAAACATTGAAGGCGCCTCTGCATATGGTTGGAGTGCCATCTGAAAAAATCTACCCTTTTCTGAATGCGATGAGTCCAGGCAAATATAGATGTCTGTTCTCACAAGCAGTTCCTCAGAGGTGGAACTTTCTCTGTTAACATTACTACCCATATCCGTTGCTGAAATCGTCTTGTCAATATTAGTAGTTTAGTAACCCATATTCCTTCCTCTGATCAAACATCGTGTCCACAGTAGTACTGGTATTTGTTCCTCGTATCCATAGTTTTCAAATGTCCTAAAACAAGGACAGAAGTATCCGTATCCATTTTTTCATCTCCGTTGGTGAATCCTCAAAATCACCTATAGTTATTCCTCAAGCAGATAGTCTGCAATTAGTATGTCCCTTAGATCGAAGGGCATGCAAAACATCAATATCGATCATCCAATATTGATGAAAATCAGAATTTGAAATGGAGGTGCTCCTAGCAGAATCCGACTGCAGATCAGCATCACAAGCCAAGGTGAGATAATCAATATATGAAAACACTAAAGAACCCTTTCTTTCTTGCATTAAATAAAATTGTATACTGAAGCTTTGAGGTTATTTGCTACATTCCTTGACTACTGGTTTATGTTTACAGGTCGGTGAAGATGCAGAGGCCTTATATTGCTGTTTATCTTTCCAAAAGAAACTGCGTGTCCTGAAAGCAGACAACAGTTCGGAGCTGGCAGCAATTTAGAGGATTCTTTCATTTTCCAGGAAGCATCTCCTTTCAATCCGTAGAACATACGGACTGAATTCACAGTTCTGGCCTACGAGGCCAAGCACAACTTTTGTATGGCTGCTAATCTGGCAGCATTACATAGAAGAAAGAAGAAAAAAACTGCAGCCACGGCTGCTGAAGTCTAGAAGACATGAATGATAATCAGTCAGCAGAAACCTGTCTGGTTATTAAAAAAGGAAGTTTTGGAGTAGCCTAAGAGGCTATGGGCAAAACAACTGCTGCATAGTCGGCAATCTGAAAGTTGAATTACATAGCAGCTCGAGAAAGGCTGCTGGAGTCTTGAAGACATCGTTAATAGCCAGACAGCAGCATTCTGTCTGGTTATTAATAAAGAAAGAGTTTTGGGCTCCATCCTTTAATGGAGTGGGAGTTACTATAATTTCCTATATGTATGAATACTATTACAGGAGGGAGAGGCCTTAAGAGTTAAGACTAAGAGTCTGACCCATGCCTACAACCAAAAACTGTATTGATGTTCATATTTCTCTTGTTTGTATTACCCTAATGTTATTGTACATTTTGTTCAATATGAAGCTTTATTTTTCAATGGTATTTTGTTTATTATATTCCCTCTTTTGTATTTGAACTCGCAACGTATACAGGTTTCTAATCCCTCAGTTTCCAACAGAAAACGGGCCATTTCATTTAGTCTAAGACCAAGTTTAATTATCACCAAATCTTTGGTTTACCATTTTTTAGAGTGCTACTTGAACTCTTGTGGTACGTTTGTTTCCCCGGATTGTCTTAGCATTTCTACCATAACACAGGACTGCTGTGACTCAGGCTTATTCTTTACTAAGCCTGACTCATGTTTGGTTGGAATCCATCAACAACAAAACAGAGCTGAATCACTACAGAAAACTAAAGAAACCAGATCAATTTCCAAATCAAATCCACACTTTTGATCAATTTCCTCTATATGAACAAATCCTCATTCCTTTGGGGATTGGAGGAGAAGAAAAACAAAGAGGAAGAGGAAGAACAAGAAGGAAAGAAACCATTATCAAATTCATGAATCCAAATTAATATATCAGAAATCGGGGAGGAATTCTACACAAATTCATGAATCCAAATTAATATATCTCAAAGTCGTTTACATGAAATCATAACAGAATATGCATCTCAAATTCTCAATGCACAACGAATAACCAGTAGTAATATCTACACAACTAAAAACAACATACCCGAAAAGGAAGATGATGAACTGCAAGCCTTCAAACCCAGATAGGATTTTGGCTCTAACCATAGAACCCAGAAGAAATCAATCTTTCGTCAAAACCCAGATATATTGTCGAACAGACCTTCTAGCCCCAAATCAATTCGCTCATGTAGATATATTGTCGACCATGATCGGGCAGCTTAGGGCCCGGCCGTGGCTTGGCCACAGAGGGCGGCGATGGGTGGGAGGTGACAGGCGATGCAGACGAGAAGAAATTGCTGGTAAGGAGGTGAGAGGCGATGCAGACGAGAAGAATTTGGTTTCTGCGTTTTAGTCCTTCCACAGTCCCATGCTTTTTTGGGGGTTTGTGTTAGAAGGTGTGGTGGTGGGCCCAAGGCTTGTGTAACTTCATTTAATTGAGTCGTTGTCTGTAACAAACATGGGACAAGTCTTATCTGTTTGGGTAAGCAGTCCAGTCCTCCCTTAATCCCGGGAAACAAACGTACCATCGAAGGCTTATGATTATTATTATTTTTTTTTCTTGAGAAGACGAAATTGTATTCGAGTAATTTTAAATACACACTCCATAATCTCTTAATACATATTTGTATTAATTTATGTTTTACATCAAATATTTTAGACATGTTTAATGACTAAAACAGACATCTATTATTAAAAAATAAAATGAAATCACAATTAGAAGTCTCGATGAAGGTGGCCAGAGTTTTTGGTGTCAGATTGCCGGTTTTGGTGGCGTCGATGAATGAACCCTCTGGTTGGAATCTAGCTTGGAGAACTTTGTTTCCAGAAGCCGATAAGACGAGATCGCTAGCTGCTCTAGATTCAAATCAAAATATTGCGACCCGGTCTCAGCCGAGTCCGAGTCGGGTCAAAGGAGGTGGCACTGAAGCTGGTTGGACTCTGTCGGTGGGTGTGGTGCGAGTCTCTGCCTCCCAAGGCTGCGCTAGGACTTGGATCTAGACCCAAACCTTTGGGCCAATGTCGGGTTTCAGGCTAGGTGAGGTGCATGTGATGACTAGTATCGTCCAAATCAGAGGTGGCAGAGCCACCTTGGCTAGCATCAACGTCGGTGAAGATTGTTGGCAAGGAACAATTCATATTTGCTAGGGTTTGGGACTAGGCTTGGGTTCTTGGGCCTGAGTCTAACCTCAAGCCCAATGCTGCTAGGTCTGATTTTAAAGCATCAGAATAGATAACCTGTAGTGTGTTATGCCCTAACACTCCTCCAAGCCCTAATACAAAAGGAAAAAAGAGCGTTCAGTAAGTGTTAGTGCATTGATAGCTAGCTTGGCAGACTGTGCGAGCTAGCTGCAGGTAGATGGTTTCATAAAACTTGGAGACCGTAATTGAGCATCTTGGCTCTGATTTTGTGTTTCTCTGGTATCTTGTTTATATCTAGTTTAATCCTCTGCTAATCTTACTTATTGCTAAGCTCACTTGAATAATTAAGTAAGCTAATTGTCTAATGTAATGGTGCTTTGATATCATTCTGGCCTAAGTTTATTAATAAATTTTCTGGGGCTGCTGCCCTTTTTTCTCTTCAAAAAAAAAAACCATCGAAACAACTACTTCTTTCCTAAACTTGACTCTTCTCCACAATTCATAGTTTCATACGACAAAAAAAAAAAAAAAAAAACAACAAACAAAAAAAAACTCTTTTAGAATTCATGACCCGAATTTCGACTGCTACCAAATAATCACATATATTGTTCAATTAACATCGGTTCATTTAGGTTCTATCTTTTTTATCTTTTTCTTTTTTGTATAAGTTTTAGTTTTAATCTTGTAGACCATTTTGAAGTACTACATGTTCATCTTGACATGTTGTATTGAAAAAAGTAGGTATATATCTTTAATAGCTATACGTAAGAAGAGAGGTGGGATTTGCACGCGCCTCACACGTGCACCTCTCAAAAACTTTCTGAAAGCACTTTCTCCTCTTTATCTCGTCCGGCTGCGCCGTGGCACCGGTACCAGTTGATGGCCGAGCCGATGCACGTGGAGGGCGGCCGGACGGGAAGACAATTCATGGGTTATGTCTGTGGCTCGATTATGGGTTTTGAGCAGATCCGGTTCTTAACCGAAGCGAGTGTGTTCAGTTGCTGCATCGGAGGCGAAGGCGCGGCGGGAGGATAGATCGGGGGTGGAGCAAAGGAGGTCTTGTGCGGTTGAGGGTCGGTGGTCAAACTGGAGTTGGCGGTTCGAAGGTTTTGGAAGATCAGGACTTCTCGGGCTCCAGATCCGGATCTAGTTCCTGTCACGAAACTTGATGGTCGCTGGGTTGAGGGATGCTACAGTGGCTCGGTTGTGGTGGCAATACAATACCGACAGCGTGGCATCAGGTTCGACAAGGCGGCGACGTCACATTTGCGGCAGAAGGTCGAGAATGGGTGGTCTGCCATAGCTCATTGGGCCTGGACATACCCATTTTGGGCTAGTGGGTTTGGGCTTTGGCCTCATGATCAGTGGACTTGTGCCTGGGCCTGGGCCTTGGCCTGGGTCTGGGTTTGTGACCCTCATGAGGTACCTATGTTCAGTTGCTTTTTTATTTTCTGTTTTAAGTTAGTTTCGGCTCTAGTTTATGAGCTCATATCACCCTTGAGGTGCTTTTTTATCCCTCTGTGGATTATATTGGCTTTGTCCAGATCGGGAGGACTCGGTTCCTCATACCGATGTCAACCAATCTCAACTCTTTCCAGATACTTGGTCACCTAACACCAAAACAACTCGTCAATTACAATTGTGAACCGTCATGAGAGCTTGTGTGTCTGTACGCTTAAAGTGCAGTTTGGCACTTACCTATTGGATTATGGGTGCTTATGCGTGGGTTTATCACCCCCCATTTTCTTTGGTTCTGGTTCTGGTTCTTGGATATGGTTTTCGGTCTTCTCTCGGCAGCCTCAGCTTTATCATAGCTTTGGTTTAGATGGTGGATTGCATGATGTTGTTTTGAGGGAGTTCTTCCTCTTGGTCATGGGTTTCCATATGATTTGTGCATTGAGATTTGGTAAGCATCGGGTACTCGGGCAGCTATGCTCTGATTTAGCACTCCTCACTTACTCACAGTTGCTGGTGGCGATGGCGACGACAATGTCAGCGTGCATGGGTGGTGTGTGTGGTAGATTTGTTAGTATTGTTAGTATTGTTGTATTTATGTTTTTTGTTGTAGGACTTTCGGTCCATAGATTAGCGAGTTGTTGGTTTCCTTTTACTCTTTCTATGTTGATTGAGTTTGAGACTTATGCTCTTTCTTATTAGTTTTTCGGCCTTGCATTTGCAAGTTCTATAATTTAGGTTTTCCCCTTCATTAATATTATTCATTATTGTCAAAAAAAAATATATGTATGTTTAATAGCTAGTGACCTAGTGTACTTCTACTAGCCTACGAATTCCGAAAATTTAAAATGGTTGATATATTTTTTTGAATTCGAAATGATTGATATCGCATCGAAGATTTGGAGTTTGTGTAATAATAGTCTTTTGATTAAAAATTTGACGATGCAAAGAAAAAATTTCTAGCAGAAAATAGAAAAAAAATACATAAAAAAGTTACCAAAATATATAGTAAATTTATAATAATTATACTAAATAACATATTATTTCTTAATTTTTGATATAAGGGTATTATAGGTAGTTTGAGATGTGTATTAAGTTTAATATCGAAATGAAAAACTAGATGAGGGGTGTATTAAACAATGAGTGTGTATTAAGAAATTAGGAGTGTGTATTAAGAAATTAGGAGTGTGTATTTAAAATTTCTGATTGTATTCATATGAAGAGAAAATTACATCACATGATAAAAATTACAATAAATAAGTACGGGAGAGTCAATAAAGACAATCCAGAACTAAAGATGAAAGCCAAGAAACAAAAGCACACATGCGCTACCTGTAACCTTCACTTGAGTACATACTTATAACCAAAACAAAAGAAATAGAAAATGTCATCACCTCTCCTCAAACCTAAATGAGGTGGCCTCATTAAAACATTATTTAGATAAAACCCTGGAGGTAGAGGGGGAAACAAAACTTAAACCGCGGAAAGAGTACCACCGACTAAATTGTGTTAAAAGCAAATATAGCTTTAAGGGTTATAACTAGAGGATTGAAATTTGCATATCTCGTTTTACAATCTACACTCCTTATTTCCTTTTATGGTAAAAGCTTTTACAAAAAGACAAAACACTTATGAGTAAAAATAAAAATTAAGTTAACAAGATAAAAGAATTAGTGGGGAGTGTAAATTTCAATTCCACAAAAAAAAAAAAAAAAAACAAGAAAGGAGACTTCCAATAATTAGGCCTCTTGAAGACCCGCCGCGCCGCTCTCAAAGCCCTAAGGGAGCCCAAGAAGACCATCGGCAGCCGCTGCGCCTCCTGC
Above is a window of Fragaria vesca subsp. vesca linkage group LG7, FraVesHawaii_1.0, whole genome shotgun sequence DNA encoding:
- the LOC101301531 gene encoding uncharacterized protein LOC101301531 — translated: MYCTCASRFTEVQSMSLDLEPFNTTMYVCTCMCFWSRLEYWFVIFAALVFARAENLNKEWFADSPDMEWYFFSPIVLKHSNSKSKSTKINRTTKEGSWKKQGNDRRITGACSDKQIGGRRILTFYLSNKQKTDWVIHEFYLTKADSDEQIGDFVLCRLKDNRLKKSGKSDQAFSCKLGNVVVIPKGNDDEAKAEHGGGSRSMVSNVESPASKQLEDVLPIPYGNDDDAEHGGGSCLNVPGMLTKAEEYQGFNALQDAVFESNGNEQEFGGSQTGPCYIDKNDRSVSIEGQPDSEMVKELLHKAVDLALPHPPPSTQLQSPIYTKLGTNNFLDDECHKRKNPFGDSEPFLTKKNHTDEVDSNTSSNSENQATAAIPEGCSQPGGNLGSDLFMSQTLPSINREPRDLPHDNNFIEWNDLPSIIEGFELSLANFSHTFIDQGISDDINIEGASAYGWSAI